A region of the Andreesenia angusta genome:
CTATAGCGGTTCAGAGACTTCAGATAGCTATAGACCAGGCAAAAGAGATGGGAGTTCTAGGGAAGAACATCTTCGGAACAGGATTCAACTTCGACCTAGAGATAAGACTAGGAGCAGGAGCTTTCGTATGTGGAGAAGAGACTGCGCTTATAGCTTCAATAGAAGGCGAAAGAGGAATGCCTAGGAACAAGCCACCTTTCCCAGCGCACAAGGGACTATGGCAAAAACCTACACTTATAAACAACGTTGAGACTTACGCAAACGTGCCACAGATAATCCTGAAGGGTTCTGAATGGTTCAAGAGCTTCGGAACAGAGAAGTCTCCTGGAACTAAGGTATTCGCACTTGGAGGAAAGGTAAGCAGAACTGGACTAGTTGAGATACCTATAGGAACTACGCTTAGAGAGGCCATATACGAAGTTGGAGGAGGAATCCCTAACGGAAAGGCTTTCAAGGCAGTTCAGACAGGAGGACCATCGGGAGGATGTCTTACAGCAGACGACCTTGACGTGGCTATAGACTTCGAGACACTTTACGACCTGGGATCTATGATGGGATCTGGTGGAATGATAGTAATGGACGAAGACACTTGTATGGTGGACATAGCTAGATTCTTCCTAGACTTCACAGTTGAAGAGTCATGCGGAAAGTGTACACCTTGTAGAGAGGGTACAAAGAGAATGCTGGAGCTTCTAGAGAAGATAACTAGCGGAAACGGAGAGATGGAAGACCTGGACAGACTAGAGAGCCTTGCAGAGACTATCAAGTCGGCGTCGCTTTGCGGACTGGGACAGACTGCTCCAAACCCTGTTCTTTCGACTATGAAGCGTTTCAGAGACGAGTATATAGCCCACGTTGTAGACAAGAAATGTCCAGCAGGAGTGTGCCAGGACCTTCTAGAGTACCACATAACAGACGACTGTATAGGATGTACGAAATGTGCTAGAAACTGTCCAGTGAGCTGTATAGAAGGTAAAGTGAAAGAGAAGCACGTGATAGATACAGAATCATGTATCAAGTGTGGAAACTGTATGGAAGTCTGCCCAGTAGGAGCAGTTA
Encoded here:
- a CDS encoding NADH-ubiquinone oxidoreductase-F iron-sulfur binding region domain-containing protein, whose product is IAVQRLQIAIDQAKEMGVLGKNIFGTGFNFDLEIRLGAGAFVCGEETALIASIEGERGMPRNKPPFPAHKGLWQKPTLINNVETYANVPQIILKGSEWFKSFGTEKSPGTKVFALGGKVSRTGLVEIPIGTTLREAIYEVGGGIPNGKAFKAVQTGGPSGGCLTADDLDVAIDFETLYDLGSMMGSGGMIVMDEDTCMVDIARFFLDFTVEESCGKCTPCREGTKRMLELLEKITSGNGEMEDLDRLESLAETIKSASLCGLGQTAPNPVLSTMKRFRDEYIAHVVDKKCPAGVCQDLLEYHITDDCIGCTKCARNCPVSCIEGKVKEKHVIDTESCIKCGNCMEVCPVGAVIKR